A portion of the Paenibacillus hamazuiensis genome contains these proteins:
- a CDS encoding class D sortase has product MLFAAGIGFILQPWWSERMQEKQQSKLLAHWDQYRHASEQNNDAPHSLPTIRSPSQPSSDSTDPAPPAQAFAESEAAGVPEAAVSAAVREPEPKGSPAIIDGMAVHGTISIESLDLREPILEGATEETLRYGIGIVETDRRPGETGNFVLAGHNSRTPGKHFNRIHELKTDDKIVIATADSAYLYAVTAKFVVEPDDLSVLAQNADAAELTLITCDQIVNPTHRLIVKARLKSEMPSQVRKDEGKRKT; this is encoded by the coding sequence TTGCTATTCGCTGCGGGCATCGGCTTTATTCTGCAGCCTTGGTGGTCGGAGCGCATGCAGGAGAAGCAGCAGTCGAAGCTGCTTGCCCATTGGGACCAATACCGGCATGCATCGGAGCAGAACAACGACGCTCCTCATTCGCTTCCTACCATCCGTTCGCCGTCTCAACCGTCATCCGATTCAACCGACCCGGCGCCACCCGCTCAAGCATTCGCCGAATCTGAGGCAGCCGGGGTACCGGAAGCAGCCGTTTCCGCGGCAGTGCGGGAGCCGGAACCTAAAGGGAGCCCTGCGATCATCGATGGCATGGCTGTGCACGGCACGATCTCCATCGAAAGCCTGGATTTGCGGGAGCCCATCCTGGAAGGCGCGACGGAGGAAACGCTGAGGTACGGCATCGGCATCGTTGAAACGGACCGGCGGCCCGGAGAAACAGGCAATTTTGTGCTGGCCGGACATAATAGCCGAACGCCCGGCAAACACTTTAACCGGATCCACGAATTGAAGACGGATGACAAGATCGTGATTGCGACAGCGGATTCCGCTTATTTGTATGCGGTTACTGCGAAATTTGTCGTTGAGCCGGATGACTTGTCCGTGCTTGCACAAAACGCGGACGCGGCGGAGCTGACGCTGATTACGTGCGATCAAATCGTAAACCCGACCCATCGGCTCATCGTGAAAGCGCGGCTGAAATCGGAAATGCCATCCCAAGTAAGGAAGGATGAGGGGAAGAGGAAAACATGA
- a CDS encoding AraC family transcriptional regulator: MAVFHYNPEPPFSDAPELILMYWGKEACKPNHSYGPGVRDMYKVHFIHKGRGIVRTSGETYTLAAGQAFLAFPGRIIFYQADEADPWTYSWIGFRGERADSIMMRTSLTPDRPVFPMDMRLMPNLYDLLNEAVQLEYGKDLRLGALLLQFLSALVELAPASKTNSAGRRTRDEYVHRCLDFLHSHYGENITVRQLASMIGLDRKYLSAIFKEATGRSPQQYLLFYRMERACEQLKKGTLTVAEIARSVGYQDALLFSKMFKKMSGFSPREYRKQ, from the coding sequence ATGGCCGTCTTTCACTACAACCCGGAACCGCCTTTTAGCGACGCTCCGGAGCTGATCTTGATGTATTGGGGCAAGGAAGCGTGCAAACCGAATCATTCCTACGGCCCCGGCGTCAGGGACATGTATAAAGTGCACTTTATCCATAAAGGTCGCGGTATCGTCCGCACTTCCGGGGAGACGTATACGCTCGCGGCGGGGCAAGCTTTCCTGGCGTTTCCGGGCCGCATCATCTTTTATCAGGCGGACGAAGCCGACCCTTGGACGTATTCCTGGATCGGTTTCCGGGGCGAGCGGGCCGATTCCATCATGATGCGGACTTCGTTAACGCCGGACCGCCCCGTCTTTCCTATGGATATGCGGCTGATGCCGAACCTTTATGATCTGCTGAACGAAGCCGTTCAGCTTGAATACGGTAAAGATTTGCGGCTTGGCGCGCTGCTGCTTCAGTTTTTGTCGGCTTTGGTTGAGCTGGCTCCCGCGTCCAAAACCAATTCCGCCGGCCGCCGGACAAGGGATGAATACGTTCACCGCTGCCTCGATTTTCTGCACAGCCATTACGGCGAAAACATAACGGTTCGCCAGCTTGCTTCGATGATCGGGCTCGACCGCAAATATTTGTCCGCCATCTTTAAGGAAGCAACCGGCCGTTCGCCGCAGCAGTATTTGCTCTTTTACCGAATGGAAAGGGCCTGCGAGCAGCTGAAAAAAGGAACGCTTACGGTCGCGGAAATCGCCCGCTCGGTCGGATACCAGGACGCGCTGTTGTTTTCCAAAATGTTCAAAAAAATGA